The following coding sequences lie in one Rutidosis leptorrhynchoides isolate AG116_Rl617_1_P2 chromosome 6, CSIRO_AGI_Rlap_v1, whole genome shotgun sequence genomic window:
- the LOC139855858 gene encoding peroxidase 42-like, producing MDSKALIFFVLFSLLTISSYADTESTKSDSGLVLNFYKDSCPQAEDIIKEQVMLLYKRHKNTAFSWLRNIFHDCGVQRCDASLLLDSTRRTLSEKETDRSFGLRNFRYLETIKEAVERECPGVVSCADILVLSGRDGIVALGGPYIPLKTGRRDGRKSRADILEQYLPDHNESMTVVLERFKNMGIDTPGVVALLGSHSVGRTHCVKLVHRLYPEVDPALDPGHVEHMLHKCPDAIPDPKAVQYVRNDRGTPMKLDNNYYRNILDNKGLLIVDHQLANDKRTKPYVKKMAKSQDYFFKHFGRAITILTENNPLTGTEGEIRQQCNVANKHH from the exons ATGGATTCAAAAGCTCTTATCTTCTTTGTTCTCTTCTCCCTCTTAACCATATCTTCATATGCAGACACTGAGTCAACCAAGTCAGACTCGGGTCTGGTTCTCAACTTCTACAAAGATTCATGCCCACAAGCTGAAGATATTATCAAAGAACAAGTAATGCTTCTTTACAAACGCCACAAGAACACTGCTTTCTCATGGCTCAGAAACATCTTTCATGACTGTGGTGTTCAG AGATGTGATGCTTCACTGCTTTTGGACTCAACAAGAAGGACACTTTCTGAGAAGGAAACAGACCGGAGCTTTGGGCTTAGAAATTTCAGGTACCTTGAAACCATTAAAGAAGCTGTAGAAAGGGAATGTCCAGGAGTTGTATCTTGTGCAGATATACTTGTACTTTCTGGAAGGGATGGAATTGTTGCG CTAGGTGGGCCCTACATACCTCTAAAAACAGGGAGGAGGGATGGTAGGAAGAGCAGAGCTGATATATTGGAGCAATACCTCCCTGATCACAATGAGAGCATGACtgttgttcttgaaagattcaaaaaCATGGGCATTGACACCCCTGGAGTTGTTGCTTTACTAG GTTCTCACAGTGTGGGCAGAACACATTGTGTTAAGTTGGTGCACCGTCTATATCCGGAGGTGGACCCCGCTCTTGACCCGGGACATGTTGAGCACATGCTTCACAAATGCCCAGACGCAATCCCGGACCCAAAGGCTGTACAGTATGTGAGAAATGACCGTGGTACCCCTATGAAACTCGACAACAACTATTACAGAAACATATTGGACAACAAAGGTTTGTTGATTGTAGATCATCAATTGGCAAATGACAAGAGAACCAAACCATATGTGAAGAAAATGGCAAAGAGCCAAGATTATTTCTTTAAACATTTTGGAAGAGCTATCACTATTTTAACTGAGAACAATCCACTCACTGGTACTGAAGGTGAGATCAGGCAGCAATGCAATGTTGCCAACAAACACCATTGA